A DNA window from Bdellovibrio sp. BCCA contains the following coding sequences:
- a CDS encoding HNH endonuclease family protein encodes MKTLLLMIMLLVVSVSNAATDTLGNPRFDEFYTVKEQVVKSHEADTPFVNPADIAQSFWSDAENLYELAAKIYSLIDFDYHHEKYGDVNEPYNRQKHFGTWVNDRRDNTCYNTRAKVLIRDSSIPVDFRTNGCTVSSGKWSDPYGGRDYTSAGDMQIDHFVPLKNAYISGAYKWNGQKRCLYANFLGNDFHLLAVYGKENTSKSDKTPEGYMPPNTAYQCQYIAQWLKVKLIWSLGLTPPEKETVLELLRTNHCDLNKMTYSVQELDQQRRFIADNMNLCQ; translated from the coding sequence ATGAAGACCTTGCTTCTGATGATCATGTTGCTTGTCGTGTCTGTATCAAACGCCGCCACAGACACATTGGGAAATCCACGGTTTGATGAATTTTACACCGTGAAAGAGCAAGTGGTGAAAAGCCACGAAGCTGACACTCCTTTTGTCAATCCCGCCGATATCGCTCAATCCTTCTGGTCCGACGCTGAAAACCTCTACGAATTAGCTGCAAAAATTTATTCTTTGATTGATTTTGATTATCACCACGAAAAATACGGTGATGTGAATGAGCCCTACAATCGTCAAAAACATTTCGGCACTTGGGTGAATGACCGCCGCGATAACACTTGCTACAACACGCGCGCAAAAGTCTTAATTCGTGACTCTTCGATTCCTGTGGATTTCCGAACAAACGGTTGCACGGTCTCTTCTGGTAAGTGGAGTGATCCTTATGGGGGCCGCGATTACACGAGTGCAGGAGATATGCAAATTGATCACTTTGTACCGTTGAAAAATGCATACATCAGTGGTGCTTACAAGTGGAACGGACAGAAGCGTTGTCTTTATGCGAACTTTCTTGGCAATGACTTCCATCTTCTTGCAGTTTACGGAAAAGAAAACACTTCCAAGAGTGATAAAACTCCAGAAGGTTACATGCCTCCGAACACCGCTTACCAGTGCCAGTACATTGCGCAGTGGTTGAAGGTGAAATTGATTTGGTCTTTGGGACTTACACCGCCAGAAAAAGAAACGGTGCTTGAGCTTCTCCGCACGAACCACTGTGATTTGAATAAAATGACTTACAGTGTGCAAGAATTAGATCAGCAAAGACGTTTTATTGCTGACAACATGAACCTCTGTCAGTAA
- a CDS encoding Crp/Fnr family transcriptional regulator translates to MSTKRDCPTPTHNSSCQSCGMRFDSLLCSSPDVLLMIEKARVTCRYKAGQVIFYAGNDPLGIFTIQSGLVKLEVTSASGGAHTLRMIGAGGALGYRSLFAGEPYHASAVAVEDCELCFLPKAEIMNIFKTHPDLAMKLLSHISKDLRMAEEKWMDQMDKGASERIAEALLFLQDHFSHQNWTRREIAQWAGTTPETVIRTLSQFEKEGLIDQTDGRSIRILSKEKLRERADVR, encoded by the coding sequence ATGTCAACGAAACGCGACTGTCCTACGCCTACACACAATTCGTCCTGCCAATCCTGCGGAATGCGTTTTGATAGTCTTTTGTGTTCTTCACCAGATGTACTTTTGATGATTGAAAAAGCACGTGTCACTTGCCGTTATAAGGCAGGTCAGGTGATTTTTTACGCTGGCAATGACCCTTTAGGAATTTTCACGATTCAATCAGGCTTGGTAAAGCTCGAAGTAACTTCAGCTTCTGGCGGAGCCCACACTTTGCGCATGATCGGCGCCGGCGGAGCTTTGGGCTACCGTTCCCTTTTTGCTGGTGAGCCCTATCACGCTTCGGCCGTCGCGGTTGAAGACTGTGAACTTTGCTTTCTTCCGAAGGCAGAAATCATGAATATCTTTAAGACCCATCCGGACCTCGCGATGAAACTTTTGTCGCACATTTCTAAAGATCTCCGTATGGCTGAAGAAAAGTGGATGGATCAAATGGATAAAGGAGCTTCAGAAAGAATTGCCGAAGCGCTTTTATTCCTCCAAGATCACTTCTCGCACCAAAACTGGACCCGTCGAGAAATCGCTCAATGGGCCGGGACGACTCCTGAGACTGTGATTCGTACTCTTTCTCAGTTTGAGAAAGAAGGCCTCATTGACCAAACCGACGGTCGTAGTATTCGCATTCTTTCTAAAGAAAAACTGCGCGAGCGCGCCGACGTCCGCTAG
- a CDS encoding ABC transporter transmembrane domain-containing protein, whose product MNFFRRMLFSQVSPLVKLAKAKNISEEDLLPLPQDLNPEHTAIPTDKLVWTTPKAFLFSLIKAMSAYTRPAYTWYFASSTMALLSPVLVNRFVGVISSGVTKENIAWALLYGVLLGVCGFLSGLWMQHYFYNTLRSYQIATNVLNEKIFRHSLKLSQSARQKNQIGDIVNHMSSDSDSVSDFPLVIGDLVSAIFLITGVVVMLFYYIGWSAFAALAVLFTLAPLTNYVAKKFTRLDEEMMAHRDHRVTLMTQALNAIRVVKFFAWEKSVSKEVTDVREKELLSRRRLARAEVISSLGYLAVSTLVLFVALAVHAWRGETLNAAIIFTCISLFGLLEGPFGDLSRLISRYTTAVVGAGRILNFLKQDEVEISTVESTKLDTPVGLTLQNVTVTYPGSQEDVLRGVDVSVQPGQSLAIVGPVGSGKSSLLYGLLGEVPVTKGTVEFFPLERGERPRMAYVPQEAYIINSTLLENLSFGEEVSKEELRRSLHNSCLSRDLKEWSGGLRTEIGEKGVNLSGGQKQRVALARAYLRKPQVVLLDDPLSAVDADTEKLLCDRLIFGAWKDITRIVVTHRLEYLPQFDQVIFVEDGVVKGSGTFEELLKICEPFAEFYKEHGKTQGEQESAEGADAGKAESQNLAMEAEEAKAVESVNDKKSRVTEDEEREVGAVKGSVYWDYISSLGGDGRYTKPLILTVLLCGAVGVTLLPLLQKAWLSYYSDHQTQWTALSAVGIYGLIGLSVLVGSLLNHLFWLERGIRAGKNMHDKMLKSVLYSPVRFFDSTPIGRIIQRFSRDIESVDVYLQWSFDSAVHCFLQVVVSLVLILGLMPLMIVVIGPVMALYYVLQRDYRRPAREVKRFDSVARSPRYAHFKESLQGLIVIRSFNKTSWFMRNFYDKLAHSQRMFYSHYLINRWFSSRIPLIGGLISMTTTIGVTLSAYAGVMDAGTAGLVTLYSLSFWGFLNWGVRVFADIESRMTSIERLKFFSNLPSEKSVLKPSAEPLRPTWPEFGEISVEGLKIRYADHLPLVLKGITFKVEAGSRVGIIGRTGSGKSTFFQSLFRFIEAEDGRIVIDGVETASVPLEKLRRSLAIIPQDPTLFMGTIRNNLDRYNEYTDEEVIGALRHASMWEYVSDLPQGLHSPVTEGGLNLSQGQRQLLCLARALLTKARVIVMDEATASVDVQTDALLQKVIRQSFTGVTMLIIAHRLGTIADCDQIVEISAGEVKSIRRPTEFSKEEIEESLV is encoded by the coding sequence ATGAATTTCTTTAGACGTATGTTGTTCTCGCAGGTGAGTCCTTTGGTGAAACTGGCCAAGGCGAAGAATATTTCCGAAGAGGATTTATTGCCCTTGCCTCAAGATCTTAATCCTGAGCATACGGCGATTCCGACAGATAAACTTGTTTGGACAACGCCAAAAGCTTTTTTATTTTCTTTAATTAAGGCCATGAGCGCATACACGCGCCCGGCTTACACTTGGTATTTTGCAAGTTCCACGATGGCCTTGCTTTCGCCGGTGCTGGTCAATCGTTTCGTCGGAGTGATTTCTTCCGGAGTTACGAAAGAGAATATCGCGTGGGCTTTGCTCTATGGTGTTCTTTTAGGCGTGTGTGGATTTTTGTCGGGCCTTTGGATGCAGCACTATTTTTATAACACTCTCAGGTCTTATCAAATCGCGACGAATGTTTTGAATGAAAAGATCTTCCGCCACAGTTTGAAGCTCAGCCAAAGTGCGCGTCAGAAGAATCAAATCGGCGATATTGTGAACCACATGAGTTCCGACAGTGATTCGGTCTCGGACTTTCCATTAGTGATTGGGGATTTGGTGTCGGCCATTTTCTTAATTACCGGTGTTGTCGTGATGCTTTTTTATTATATCGGTTGGTCGGCTTTTGCAGCGTTGGCCGTGCTCTTTACTTTGGCGCCGTTAACCAACTATGTCGCAAAAAAGTTCACACGCCTTGATGAAGAGATGATGGCTCATCGCGATCATCGCGTGACACTTATGACTCAAGCTCTCAACGCAATTCGTGTCGTGAAGTTTTTTGCTTGGGAAAAAAGTGTTTCCAAAGAAGTCACTGATGTTCGTGAAAAAGAACTTTTAAGCCGCCGCCGTTTGGCGCGCGCGGAAGTGATTTCAAGTTTAGGTTACTTGGCGGTGTCGACATTAGTTTTATTTGTCGCGTTAGCAGTGCATGCCTGGCGCGGAGAAACTTTGAATGCGGCGATTATCTTTACGTGTATTTCTTTATTCGGTCTTTTAGAAGGACCGTTCGGGGATTTATCGCGTTTGATTTCACGCTACACCACGGCGGTTGTGGGTGCGGGGCGTATTCTTAACTTCTTAAAGCAAGATGAAGTGGAAATCTCCACGGTCGAAAGCACCAAGCTTGATACACCGGTGGGACTGACTTTGCAAAATGTCACTGTCACTTATCCTGGCTCTCAAGAAGATGTTTTGCGCGGTGTGGATGTAAGCGTACAACCAGGTCAATCATTGGCGATTGTGGGACCTGTGGGATCAGGAAAAAGTTCGCTTCTTTATGGATTGCTCGGTGAAGTGCCTGTCACAAAAGGAACTGTTGAGTTTTTCCCGCTAGAAAGAGGTGAAAGACCCCGCATGGCCTATGTGCCGCAAGAGGCTTACATTATTAATAGCACTCTTTTAGAAAACCTTTCTTTCGGGGAAGAAGTTTCTAAAGAAGAGCTTCGTCGTTCTTTGCACAACAGCTGCTTAAGTCGTGACTTGAAAGAATGGTCCGGTGGTCTTCGCACTGAGATCGGCGAAAAAGGTGTGAATCTTTCGGGCGGTCAAAAACAACGTGTCGCTTTAGCTCGCGCTTATTTGCGCAAGCCCCAAGTGGTTTTGTTAGATGATCCTCTTTCGGCAGTGGATGCAGATACAGAAAAACTTTTGTGTGACCGTCTGATTTTTGGCGCGTGGAAAGATATCACGCGCATTGTGGTGACGCATCGTTTGGAATATTTGCCACAATTCGATCAAGTGATCTTCGTTGAAGACGGTGTCGTCAAAGGATCTGGAACTTTCGAAGAGCTTCTTAAAATCTGCGAGCCATTTGCGGAATTTTATAAAGAACACGGAAAAACGCAAGGCGAGCAGGAGTCCGCTGAAGGTGCCGACGCGGGCAAAGCCGAAAGTCAAAATCTCGCAATGGAGGCCGAGGAAGCTAAAGCCGTTGAAAGCGTAAATGATAAAAAATCCCGCGTGACAGAAGATGAAGAGCGCGAGGTCGGAGCGGTGAAAGGTTCCGTCTACTGGGATTATATCAGTTCACTTGGTGGTGATGGCCGTTATACGAAGCCATTGATTTTAACTGTGCTTCTTTGTGGAGCCGTCGGTGTAACATTGCTTCCGCTTTTACAAAAAGCGTGGCTGTCGTACTATTCGGACCATCAAACTCAGTGGACAGCTTTATCGGCCGTTGGAATTTACGGTTTGATTGGTTTGTCAGTTCTTGTGGGCTCGTTGCTCAATCATCTTTTTTGGTTAGAGCGCGGAATCCGTGCGGGTAAAAACATGCATGATAAAATGCTGAAAAGCGTTTTGTATTCGCCTGTGAGATTTTTTGATTCAACACCGATTGGTCGAATCATTCAAAGATTCTCTCGAGATATCGAATCTGTGGATGTGTATTTACAATGGAGTTTTGACTCTGCGGTTCACTGCTTTTTACAAGTCGTTGTGTCGTTGGTTCTGATCTTAGGATTGATGCCCTTGATGATCGTGGTGATTGGTCCCGTGATGGCGTTGTATTACGTCTTGCAAAGAGACTATCGTCGTCCGGCGCGCGAAGTAAAACGTTTTGACAGCGTGGCAAGATCTCCTCGTTACGCTCACTTTAAAGAAAGCTTGCAAGGTTTGATCGTCATTCGCAGTTTTAATAAAACATCTTGGTTTATGCGCAACTTTTATGACAAACTCGCGCACAGCCAACGCATGTTTTATTCGCATTACTTGATCAATCGTTGGTTCTCGTCACGCATTCCGCTCATTGGGGGATTGATCTCAATGACGACAACCATCGGTGTAACATTGTCTGCCTATGCGGGAGTGATGGATGCGGGAACGGCGGGTCTTGTGACTTTGTATTCTTTGTCGTTCTGGGGATTTTTGAATTGGGGTGTTCGTGTCTTTGCCGATATCGAATCGCGCATGACCTCGATTGAGCGCTTAAAGTTTTTCTCAAATCTACCGTCGGAAAAGTCCGTACTCAAACCAAGTGCGGAGCCTCTTCGTCCAACTTGGCCGGAGTTTGGTGAAATTTCCGTCGAAGGTTTAAAAATCCGCTATGCCGATCATCTACCTTTGGTTTTAAAAGGAATCACTTTTAAAGTCGAAGCGGGAAGTCGCGTGGGGATTATTGGTCGCACGGGTTCAGGGAAGAGCACATTCTTCCAATCGCTTTTTAGATTTATTGAAGCCGAAGACGGACGCATTGTAATCGATGGAGTTGAAACGGCGTCAGTACCTTTAGAAAAACTTCGTCGCAGCCTTGCAATCATTCCGCAAGATCCGACACTTTTCATGGGAACGATTCGTAACAACTTGGATCGCTACAATGAATACACAGACGAAGAAGTAATCGGCGCTTTAAGACATGCTTCGATGTGGGAGTATGTTTCAGACCTTCCGCAAGGACTTCATTCGCCGGTAACAGAAGGCGGGTTGAACTTAAGCCAAGGTCAAAGACAGCTCTTGTGTCTAGCGCGCGCCTTGTTAACAAAAGCCCGTGTGATTGTGATGGATGAAGCCACCGCCAGCGTTGACGTGCAAACAGATGCGCTATTGCAGAAAGTAATTCGTCAGTCATTCACAGGTGTCACGATGCTCATCATCGCGCATCGCCTAGGAACCATTGCCGACTGCGATCAGATCGTCGAGATCTCCGCCGGAGAAGTGAAATCCATCCGCAGACCGACTGAGTTTTCAAAAGAAGAAATCGAAGAAAGTTTGGTTTAA
- a CDS encoding sensor histidine kinase codes for MFLKRIYNFFSSFSIRLRLSLIFVLIFGATTIFFNMFLFKAMIDTLQQDFDDALFNYSVDVSEGIEIGVKGDLSFPPLRLDHGKILPFPLGTALIQVRHSSGAVLARVGNFGEFNPPYKKDFERIWAGEEATYRTIEHIRNIPSAEADSYRLISFPLDNAAKPQLLLQIAVPMTLMETQISQRLTLLQVGIPFVLLIATLGGLFLSARALNPLKNMINTAKEIKASELSQRVPIPNANDEIKTLALTLNEMLDRIQQAFQSQERFVADASHQLLTPLTIMRGELELLQKTEKKDIDQFIKSGLQEVDNLSSIVQEMLLLARVDAGIGALNMQEIALDELIFEVLPRCEKLASSKNIKIKLNINNETSEDRKMVRGDNDLLQNLVTNVIENAIKYSPNGEVVTVTLVWKEDVTELIVDDNGPGIPEELLPFIFERFSRGSNMETRVKGFGLGLAIAQKIAILHEAKLTAQNHSGHGARFSFEIKNI; via the coding sequence ATGTTCTTAAAGAGAATTTATAATTTCTTTTCAAGTTTCAGCATCCGTCTGCGTTTGTCTTTGATCTTCGTTCTGATTTTCGGAGCGACGACAATCTTTTTTAATATGTTCTTATTCAAGGCGATGATCGATACGCTTCAACAAGACTTTGATGATGCGCTTTTCAACTACTCCGTCGACGTTTCGGAAGGAATTGAGATTGGGGTCAAGGGTGATTTAAGCTTTCCTCCCCTGCGCTTAGATCATGGTAAAATTCTTCCGTTCCCTTTGGGAACAGCTTTGATTCAAGTGCGCCACAGTTCAGGTGCCGTCCTTGCGCGCGTTGGGAATTTCGGGGAATTTAATCCACCTTATAAAAAAGATTTCGAGCGCATTTGGGCTGGTGAAGAAGCGACTTATCGAACCATTGAACACATCCGCAATATTCCCTCAGCCGAAGCGGATTCTTACCGATTGATTTCGTTTCCTTTAGACAACGCTGCAAAACCGCAGCTTCTTTTGCAAATTGCGGTTCCGATGACGTTGATGGAAACACAGATCTCGCAGCGTTTAACGCTCTTGCAAGTCGGTATTCCTTTTGTATTGTTAATTGCAACTCTCGGTGGTCTTTTCCTTTCTGCTCGTGCACTGAATCCGTTGAAAAACATGATTAACACCGCCAAAGAAATCAAGGCGAGCGAACTGTCTCAACGAGTTCCTATTCCTAATGCCAATGACGAGATTAAAACTCTCGCTTTAACTTTGAATGAAATGCTCGACCGTATTCAGCAGGCCTTTCAAAGTCAGGAGCGTTTCGTCGCGGATGCTTCTCATCAGCTGCTCACTCCTCTAACGATCATGCGTGGGGAATTGGAGCTTCTGCAAAAGACTGAGAAAAAAGATATCGATCAGTTTATTAAAAGCGGTTTGCAAGAGGTGGATAATCTGTCAAGCATTGTGCAAGAGATGTTGCTCTTGGCTCGCGTCGATGCCGGGATTGGCGCTTTAAACATGCAAGAGATTGCCTTGGATGAGTTGATCTTTGAAGTGCTGCCTCGTTGTGAGAAGCTTGCAAGTTCAAAAAATATCAAAATTAAACTCAATATCAACAACGAGACATCCGAAGATCGCAAAATGGTCCGTGGAGATAATGATCTTCTTCAGAATCTTGTGACGAATGTGATTGAGAACGCGATCAAGTATTCTCCGAACGGTGAAGTTGTGACTGTCACTTTGGTTTGGAAAGAAGATGTGACTGAACTTATCGTGGATGACAACGGCCCCGGCATTCCTGAAGAACTTCTTCCATTCATTTTCGAACGCTTTTCTCGCGGGTCTAATATGGAGACACGAGTTAAGGGCTTTGGTCTGGGTTTAGCGATTGCTCAAAAAATAGCCATTCTTCATGAGGCTAAGCTAACTGCGCAAAATCATTCAGGACACGGTGCGAGATTTAGTTTTGAAATTAAAAACATTTAA
- a CDS encoding ADP-ribosylglycohydrolase family protein, whose product MKYSHQKVLGMLWGLHAGDSLGAPFEFLPPSPVWHFHTEIVGGGFFRWKAGEATDDTDLMLCVLRAIESPERISFDILKTEMLKWFDSRPPDIGTTTIRGLRNLKAGLPLRLCGYVDNKFQGNGSLMRVAPLCLLNNDAVGTYQGGFIYSLEEIIETQTKMTHGHQNCVDSDRVLIAALKSALDGNSKEVIFAAALKEAEKVSNLIAEKLKKIPTTSWEELSTSGFCVDTLCAGLWAFMKFNTLEDALIAVINRGDDSDSCGAVAGALCGAYYGVSAIPARWLEKLEMREEILSLLLNAKLTH is encoded by the coding sequence ATGAAGTATTCTCATCAAAAAGTTCTAGGGATGTTATGGGGGCTGCATGCGGGAGATTCTCTCGGAGCCCCTTTTGAATTTTTACCGCCGTCACCCGTGTGGCATTTCCATACGGAGATCGTGGGCGGAGGATTCTTTCGCTGGAAAGCGGGCGAGGCTACAGACGATACGGATCTCATGCTCTGTGTTTTGCGCGCTATTGAAAGTCCTGAGCGAATTTCTTTTGATATTTTAAAAACAGAAATGCTGAAGTGGTTTGACAGTCGTCCTCCCGATATTGGCACGACGACGATTCGCGGTTTAAGGAATTTAAAAGCGGGTCTGCCGCTTCGCCTTTGCGGCTACGTGGATAATAAGTTTCAGGGCAATGGTTCACTTATGCGCGTGGCTCCGCTCTGTTTATTAAACAATGATGCTGTAGGTACTTATCAAGGTGGCTTTATCTATTCACTAGAAGAAATCATCGAGACACAAACGAAAATGACTCATGGGCATCAAAACTGCGTGGATAGTGATCGTGTTTTAATCGCGGCTTTAAAAAGTGCGCTTGATGGAAATTCCAAAGAGGTGATTTTTGCAGCCGCTTTAAAAGAAGCAGAGAAGGTTTCAAATCTTATTGCAGAAAAACTAAAAAAAATTCCAACAACATCTTGGGAAGAACTTTCCACATCAGGATTTTGCGTTGATACATTGTGCGCCGGGCTTTGGGCCTTTATGAAATTTAACACACTAGAAGATGCATTGATCGCTGTGATCAACCGTGGTGATGACTCGGATTCTTGCGGTGCCGTGGCAGGAGCGCTTTGTGGTGCTTACTATGGAGTCTCGGCGATTCCAGCGCGTTGGCTTGAGAAATTAGAGATGCGAGAAGAAATTCTCTCGCTTTTACTCAATGCAAAATTAACGCATTGA
- a CDS encoding response regulator transcription factor — MRILVVEDQAKMANFLKKGLNEVGYAVDIAECGSAAESYMAQGDYDLVILDVMLPDQSGIDTARHIRRDGYDGPILMVTALSTTKDKVHGLDAGADDYLTKPYSFDELHARVRALLRRKTPAGNGVASNTLKYADLELDLIQRKARRSGQEISLTTKEFALLEYFMRNPERPLGRVSIAEHVWDIHFDSESNVIDVYINLLRKKIDAPFSKRLIHTVVGTGYVLKENL; from the coding sequence ATGCGAATTCTCGTCGTTGAAGACCAGGCCAAAATGGCGAACTTTCTAAAAAAAGGTCTGAATGAAGTCGGCTATGCAGTGGATATTGCCGAGTGCGGCTCTGCAGCCGAATCTTACATGGCTCAAGGTGATTACGATCTTGTGATTTTAGACGTGATGTTGCCTGATCAAAGCGGCATCGATACCGCTCGCCACATCCGTCGCGATGGTTACGATGGCCCGATCTTGATGGTCACGGCTCTTTCTACAACCAAGGACAAAGTTCATGGACTTGACGCTGGGGCTGACGATTATTTGACGAAGCCTTATTCTTTTGACGAACTTCATGCGCGCGTGCGTGCTCTTCTTCGTCGTAAAACTCCGGCAGGCAATGGTGTTGCTTCAAACACTTTAAAGTATGCGGATCTTGAATTGGATTTGATTCAGCGTAAAGCGCGCCGTTCAGGCCAAGAGATTTCTTTAACAACAAAAGAATTCGCTTTGCTTGAATACTTTATGCGTAATCCTGAAAGACCTTTGGGCCGTGTTTCTATTGCCGAACACGTTTGGGATATTCACTTTGATTCTGAAAGCAACGTCATCGATGTCTACATCAATTTGCTACGTAAGAAAATTGATGCTCCTTTTTCAAAGCGACTGATTCATACAGTGGTAGGCACGGGTTATGTTCTTAAAGAGAATTTATAA
- a CDS encoding putative Na+/H+ antiporter, whose translation MTYTTIELLGAIFFGLAVVHTFMVGRILQWAHHFPKQSLWNNVLHLLGEIEAVFAIWAALFMIIYISFEGWGAAIAYQNSLNFMEPFFIFAIMVVCSTRPVLAAARQGILFLSTAIQKIFRTPAILTDLAVVLILGPLSGSFITEPAAMTVTAFMLNSMLHKESNKLIYALIAVLFVNVSIGGALTPFAAPPILMVAHKWNWDFTFILTHFGWKSAIAVVVNTIALVLYFRREFATSCITLRDVEKRLHGSQAGIPFPVTLIHLIFLAGIVVTSHHQNAFLGIFLLFLGVATVTQRYQDTLRLKESLLVSMFLGGIIQFGAFQKWWLAPLLGNMSDLLLFKGAVGLTAITDNAALTYLGSQVEGLSEASKYALVAGAIAGGGLTIIANAPNAAGYSILSHKFPGGIKPLNLLIAALIPTAVAIFCLWVL comes from the coding sequence ATGACATACACAACGATTGAACTTTTAGGCGCGATATTTTTTGGTTTGGCAGTGGTACACACATTCATGGTGGGACGTATCCTGCAATGGGCCCATCATTTTCCAAAACAATCTTTGTGGAATAATGTCCTTCATCTTTTAGGTGAAATCGAAGCCGTCTTTGCAATCTGGGCTGCACTTTTCATGATCATTTATATTTCTTTTGAAGGTTGGGGTGCTGCGATTGCCTATCAGAACTCCTTAAACTTCATGGAGCCGTTCTTTATTTTCGCCATCATGGTGGTGTGTTCAACACGACCTGTTTTGGCGGCAGCTCGTCAGGGGATTTTGTTTTTAAGTACGGCGATTCAAAAAATTTTTAGAACTCCTGCAATTCTCACAGATCTTGCGGTGGTTTTAATTCTTGGCCCATTGTCAGGAAGTTTCATTACCGAACCTGCGGCGATGACGGTGACAGCATTTATGCTCAATTCCATGTTGCACAAAGAATCCAATAAATTGATTTATGCTTTGATTGCCGTTCTTTTCGTGAACGTTTCTATTGGGGGAGCCCTGACTCCCTTTGCAGCTCCGCCGATTTTAATGGTGGCGCACAAATGGAATTGGGATTTTACGTTTATCCTGACTCATTTTGGCTGGAAGAGCGCAATTGCGGTTGTGGTAAATACAATCGCCTTGGTTTTATATTTCCGCCGCGAATTTGCCACGAGCTGTATCACTTTGCGTGATGTAGAAAAACGCCTGCACGGATCCCAGGCTGGAATTCCATTTCCTGTGACGTTGATCCACTTAATTTTCCTCGCGGGCATTGTTGTGACAAGCCACCATCAGAATGCGTTCTTGGGGATTTTCTTGCTCTTCTTGGGAGTCGCAACTGTCACTCAACGTTATCAAGATACTTTGCGCCTCAAAGAAAGTCTTTTGGTTTCTATGTTCTTAGGTGGAATCATTCAATTTGGAGCGTTCCAAAAATGGTGGTTAGCGCCCCTTTTAGGAAACATGAGTGATCTGCTTTTGTTTAAAGGCGCTGTGGGGCTGACTGCAATTACTGACAATGCCGCGCTCACATATTTAGGGTCTCAGGTCGAGGGTTTAAGTGAAGCCAGCAAATACGCTCTGGTCGCGGGAGCTATCGCGGGCGGTGGATTGACAATCATTGCAAATGCGCCAAACGCGGCAGGTTATTCGATCCTCAGTCATAAATTTCCCGGAGGAATCAAGCCTTTGAACTTGTTGATTGCAGCTCTCATTCCTACAGCGGTCGCCATTTTCTGTCTTTGGGTTCTTTAA